From a single Lolium rigidum isolate FL_2022 chromosome 7, APGP_CSIRO_Lrig_0.1, whole genome shotgun sequence genomic region:
- the LOC124678534 gene encoding meiosis regulator and mRNA stability factor 1 — MGEYAAAKTSVWWDIENCAVPRNCDPHLIVQNISSALATAGHVGPISVSAYGDTNGIAQPVLHALSSTGVSLHHVPAGIKDASDKKILVDMLFWAIDNPPPANFLLISGDRDFSNALHKLKMKRYTILLAQPPNVSQSLTAAAKSVWRWKSLVAGEPPLAQSPYISSIPSGNKDDVDASNSPDATQSTNPQVQNTSQRDHQNGGNGKADKQFKVKQPRKIQTDSVSKPASKKEDSVDGVADSSKGSTTNQPSQPSTPSSSTSSSSSEPQGGAKVNPMSKPKNPPLFQPKKPVKPSHSHQNSAPHDYFGSKKSGVSTESALKTGAPDSGIGTGGLHPKHQNQSSQLPNPQNPVTPHPHSGPGKFNASNLHRTSSCPPQAGQNGVPTAPLQSWPSAPPYHAPPVNYPDMSQLNIAGYPIGGHNYQGLNMNYHPNQSGAAQPPYNSYGYIPPTPPNVSSNMQNAGQWGVNTGCPQPSSDSQILIRNIISALEVLKTEKLPPTEQYISDCIHYGGANLPSFDVKKALEIAIQHQAIVTKKLGHMSFFLGKNENLWKCVNVLDTSAHYPKETLDAVHRYISSAGGCSALKNSQSRYQAATLLKNACLKRLSLGEVIQLSYTITDKMKWFVPHPSGWQPLSMNIIVVDATRGAKGKP, encoded by the exons ATGGGGGAGTACGCGGCGGCGAAGACGTCGGTGTGGTGGGACATCGAGAACTGCGCCGTGCCCCGCAACTGCGACCCCCACCTCATCGTGCAGAACATCAGCTCCGCCCTCGCCACCGCCGGCCACGTCGGCCCCATCTCCGTCTCCGCCTACGGGGACACCAACGGCATCGCCCAGCCCGTCCTGCACGCCCTCTCCAGCACCGGCGTCTCCCTCCACCACGTCCCCGCCG GCATTAAAGATGCAAGTGATAAGAAAATCTTGGTTGATATGCTGTTCTGGGCTATTGACAACCCTCCGCCAGCAAATTTTCTGCTTATCTCTGGTGACCGGGACTTCTCTAATGCTCTTCATAAGCTTAAGATGAAGCGGTACACTATTCTATTGGCACAACCTCCAAATGTGTCTCAGTCACTTACTGCCGCAGCAAAGAGTGTTTGGCGCTGGAAAAGCCTTGTGGCTGGAGAACCACCATTAGCACAGTCACCATACATAAGCAGCATACCAAGTGGAAATAAGGATGATGTGGATGCGTCAAATTCTCCAGACGCGACTCAAAGCACTAACCCTCAAGTGCAGAATACTTCTCAGCGTGATCATCAAAATGGTGGTAATGGAAAGGCAGATAAGCAGTTTAAAGTGAAGCAACCTCGAAAAATCCAGACTGACAGTGTATCTAAACCAGCAAGCAAAAAGGAAGATTCAGTTGATGGAGTTGCTGATAGTTCTAAAGGTAGCACTACTAACCAGCCAAGTCAGCCTTCTACACCATCATCATCAACTTCTTCATCAAGTTCTGAACCGCAGGGTGGGGCAAAGGTGAACCCGATGAGTAAACCAAAAAACCCACCCCTTTTCCAGCCTAAAAAGCCTGTAAAACCCTCCCATTCCCATCAAAATAGTGCTCCCCATGACTATTTTGGTAGTAAGAAGTCTGGTGTGTCAACTGAATCTGCACTGAAAACTGGTGCTCCTGATTCTGGCATTGGTACTGGTGGCCTTCATCCAAAACACCAGAACCAATCCTCTCAGCTACCAAACCCACAAAATCCAGTGACTCCTCATCCTCACAGTGGACCTGGTAAATTTAACGCATCAAATTTACATAGAACCAGTTCATGCCCACCACAAGCCGGGCAAAATGGTGTTCCGACTGCACCATTGCAGTCCTGGCCAAGTGCTCCTCCCTATCATGCCCCACCAGTTAATTATCCTGATATGAGTCAGTTGAATATTGCTGGATACCCCATAGGAGGTCACAACTACCAAGGTTTGAACATGAACTACCACCCAAACCAGTCTGGTGCTGCTCAACCTCCTTACAATAGTTATGGTTACATACCTCCAACTCCACCTAATGTATCCAGCAACATGCAAAATGCTGGACAATGGGGAGTTAACACCGGATGTCCACAGCCATCTTCTGACTCTCAAATTCTGATAAGAAATATCATAAGTGCTTTGGAAGTACTGAAGACCGAGAAGCTTCCACCAACAGAACAGTATATATCAGATTGCATACATTATGGAGGCGCCAATCTACCAAGTTTTGATGTTAAGAAGGCTCTTGAAATTGCCATTCAGCATCAAGCCATCGTCACTAAGAAGTTAGGGCATATGTCATTTTTTCTAGGAAAAAATGAAAATCTCTGGAAGTGTGTGAATGTACTGGATACCAGCGCACATTACCCAAAAGAGACGCTAGATGCTGTTCATAGGTACATATCTTCTGCCGGTGGCTGTTCCGCGCTAAAGAACTCCCAGTCCAG GTATCAAGCTGCAACTCTCTTAAAGAACGCATGCTTGAAACGTCTTTCCCTTGGTGAAGTTATCCAGCTGTCGTATACGATAACTGATAAAATGAAGTGGTTTGTTCCCCACCCTTCGGGCTGGCAGCCATTATCAATGAACATAATAGTGGTTGATGCTACTCGAGGCGCTAAAGGAAAACCTTAG
- the LOC124678533 gene encoding uncharacterized protein LOC124678533: MGEYAVAKTSVWWDIENCCVPRSCDPQLIVQNMSSALAAAGYRGPISVSAYGDTHQIPHNVQHALSSTGVSLNHVPAGIKDASDKKILVDMLFWAIDNPPPANYLLISGDRDFSNAIHKLKMRRYNILLAQPQSVSQTLTAAANNVWLWRSLVAGEPPLAESPYISSTSSGNKDDLDTSKNIISSSSDMTQDTNSAVQNILCDHQSGANSNADKKYEVKHPREVQTGKSKPTRRLPKKRSNPGGSGFTKQTVSKKSKGGIDSTEQSKFKQPRIGQVKAVPGQPLICYRCGEGHRAADCTFDGDCCRCGKPGHKDRVCKENPDSIVKWMPAHAQDLATSSPGSVHVMNSASQLHPTCSSPLECSQQVSPGVPSPSPVPPMAPAPPKMGGGPSSVPAHSGVCAKPTAVQVGRGGMAQQTTSVPHPPMAVPAYRPSQGQGMLCFKCGVVGHCAAQCTYIGSCRRCHQAGHMERVCKENPDSIIKWEQLHAYALAMSSQGSVHMTAPASQLHQTWTPPLGCFLQANPAVPAPSPTPATPAPPHRGVTDSSTPARPGVSATPTAVSLGKPDVVPQPTSSALRPPTAGLAYRPVLGQHHQVGSSQLLPAWTQHPGYFWQAAPVVPSPLPAPPVTPMLPQPGVAASPRPAHYGAYPMPFPFPFGRPW; the protein is encoded by the exons ATGGGGGAGTACGCGGTGGCCAAGACGTCGGTGTGGTGGGACATCGAGAATTGCTGCGTCCCCCGCAGCTGCGACCCGCAGCTCATCGTCCAGAACATGAGctccgcgctcgccgccgccggctacAGGGGCCCCATCTCCGTCTCCGCCTACGGGGACACCCACCAGATCCCCCACAACGTGCAGCACGCCCTCTCCAGCACCGGCGTCTCGCTCAACCACGTCCCCGCCG GCATTAAAGATGCAAGCGATAAGAAGATCTTGGTTGACATGCTGTTCTGGGCTATTGACAATCCTCCACCAGCAAATTATCTGCTTATCTCTGGTGACCGGGACTTCTCTAACGCCATTCATAAGCTTAAAATGAGGCGATACAATATTTTATTGGCACAACCTCAAAGTGTATCTCAAACCCTTACTGCTGCAGCAAATAATGTTTGGCTCTGGAGAAGCCTTGTGGCTGGAGAACCACCATTAGCAGAGTCACCATACATAAGCAGCACGTCAAGTGGCAATAAGGATGATTTGGATACTTCAAAGAACATAATTTCAAGTTCTTCAGACATGACTCAAGATACCAATTCTGCAGTGCAGAATATTTTGTGTGATCATCAAAGTGGTGCTAACAGCAATGCAGATAAGAAATATGAAGTTAAGCATCCTCGAGAAGTGCAGACAGGCAAGTCCAAACCAACAAGGAGATTACCGAAGAAGAGGAGTAACCCTGGTGGAAGCGGGTTTACTAAGCAAACTGTTTCCAAGAAGTCCAAGGGAGGTATTGATAGCACAGAACAGTCCAAGTTCAAGCAACCAAGGATAGGACAAGTAAAAGCAGTCCCTGGGCAGCCCTTGATCTGCTATAGGTGTGGTGAGGGACACCGTGCTGCAGACTGCACTTTTGACGGTGACTGCTGCCGTTGTGGCAAACCTGGCCACAAGGACCGAGTGTGCAAAGAGAATCCTGACAGCATTGTCAAGTGGATGCCTGCGCATGCACAAGACTTGGCCACATCCTCTCCGGGGTCTGTCCATGTAATGAACTCTGCTTCTCAATTGCACCCAACTTGCTCATCACCCTTGGAATGCTCCCAGCAGGTGTCCCCTGGtgttccatctccatctccagttcCTCCCATGGCTCCTGCACCGCCAAAGATGGGTGGGGGACCTTCTTCTGTCCCAGCTCATTCTGGAGTCTGCGCCAAGCCAACAGCTGTGCAAGTGGGTAGGGGAGGCATGGCGCAACAAACCACATCCGTGCCTCATCCTCCTATGGCGGTTCCAGCTTACCGACCAAGCCAAGGGCAGGGCATGCTCTGCTTCAAGTGCGGTGTTGTTGGACACTGTGCTGCTCAGTGCACGTATATCGGTTCCTGCCGCCGTTGTCACCAAGCAGGCCACATGGAGAGAGTGTGCAAAGAGAACCCTGATAGCATCATCAAGTGGGAGCAATTGCATGCATACGCCTTAGCTATGTCCTCGCAGGGGTCCGTCCACATGACCGCTCCCGCTTCTCAGTTGCACCAAACTTGGACACCACCCCTGGGGTGCTTCTTGCAGGCGAATCCTGCTGTGCCAGCTCCATCTCCAACTCCTGCGACTCCTGCACCGCCACACAGGGGTGTCACAGATTCTTCTACCCCAGCTCGGCCTGGAGTCTCTGCCACGCCGACTGCTGTGTCGTTGGGTAAACCAGACGTAGTGCCACAACCGACATCTTCAGCCCTTCGTCCTCCTACGGCTGGTCTAGCTTACCGACCAGTCCTGGGACAACATCATCAAGTAGGTAGCTCTCAGCTGCTTCCAGCTTGGACACAGCACCCAGGGTACTTCTGGCAAGCGGCCCCTGTTGTGCCGTCTCCACTGCCGGCTCCCCCCGTGACTCCCATGCTGCCACAACCAGGCGTTGCAGCTTCTCCTAGGCCAGCTCACTATGGAGCCTACCCCatgcccttccccttccccttcggcAGGCCATGGTGA